CTTGGGAGACATTCTAGAAACAATATCCGTTGCATTGGGTGGAGAAGAATCTGGGCACATTTACGAGGGAGACCGAAAATTTCCAATTGTTGTGAGAATGAGTGAGGATGATCGACAAGACTTAGATACCATTAAAAATCTTCCCGTTGGACTTGCAGGAAATGCTACAGTTCCCATCAGTCAACTCGCCAGCTTGGAATTCAAAGAAACATTTGGATCAGTCAATCGAGAGAACTCTTCTCGAAGATCTGCTGTCATGATCAACTTAAGAGGAAGAGACACTGAATCTTTTGTTGAAGAAGCCCGAGCCTTGGTTGCAGAAAAAGTAAAAATGCCACAGGGATACTATTTAGAATGGGGTGGAAATTTTAAGAACCTACAGCAAGCAAAATCAAGGCTTTTGATTTTGACACCGATTGCTTTTGCATTGGTGCTCATGATGATCTACGCAGCTTTCGGAAGTCTTCCACAAACGTTACTTATCTTTAGCTGCGTGCCATTTGCTTTAGTAGGTGGAGTGTTGAATTTACTTATAATGAATTTGCCATTCAGTATTTCGGCAGGAATTGGTTTTATTGCTCTTTCCGGGATTGCCGTGCTCAATGGCGTGGTCCTTGTGAATTACTTTAATCAATTGCGAATGACCGAAGGACTTTCAGGAGAAATCCTCGTAAAAAAAGCAACTTCGATTCGATTGCGACCTGTATTGATGACAGCACTTGTTGCTATATTTGGTTTCTTACCCATGATGCTATCTAGCGGAATTGGTTCTGAAGTTCAAAGACCACTCGCCACCGTAGTGATTGGAGGAATTATTTCTTCAACACTTCTTACGCTCGTAGTATTACCAGTGCTTTATTTAATTTTTGAAAAGCACATGGAAAAATTTAGCCAAAAAATATCTCATTAATAGCATCAAGATGAAGATGCTGTATTATTTGAGTATTTTCACTTTAACTCAGAGATTACGGGACCATACTGTTTAATGTATGGTCCTACCTATGAATAAATGACAGGTTAAATACTGATTTTTTATATTTTACGTCATCATTCTTTAAGAAATTGTTGAGATAAGGTATGTTGCCTCATACATGAATAGCAATTCTTAGGAGAATTTAATGAAATTATTTTTATTAGCATTAGCAGTTTTATCCATCACCGCTTGTGATAAAAAAAATTCTGATGGCACTTACAATCGCGCCACAGAAGAAAGCAAAGCCAATAAAGATATCCAAAATAAAAACCTAGAAGAAAAAGCCAGTAAAATGGAAAATGATCTTCAACGCAGATTCAGATTCTACGCGGGCGTATCTCACAATTATTCAGGTCTATTTAAAATTAGAGAAAACAGTTATCAAATGAATGTGGAGATATTTTCTACTCGTCACAGCGAGGAATCTGACAGAGTCAGAAACTTAGAAGAAATCCAAGATGACCTCAATAATCTCTTTCTCAACGCACGCGTGGTCATTCGCGGGTCTAAAGACAGCATTGGGGCGAAAGGTTGTGTTTTTGAAAAAGTTAGACCGGACATCACAAATGGTATTATCCAATTGATCTCTAGTGATTGCCCAAATAGATACACACTTTATTTAGGTTCTCCGAAGGCAAGTGCTACTCAAGCAAATGCGCTTCTAGATGGTAGACAGAAGTCTGTAAATCAATTGCTTGTGAACGTAAGCTCTCAGTTTAATGATAGAGAGTATAACGCCGTTATAAATAAACGCTAAAAACATCTCCTCAATAAGCAGCGCAGCGTAATGTTTGTTCTCGACTAATTCAAGTGTGTTGACTAGAACCTCCTTAGTAAACCGTAACTGAACTTGTTAATGGGTATACGTACATTCAGACAAGTTTTTGAGGGGACCAATGAAAAAATTCTTATTTCTAACCGTACTAACTCTGACAATCGTAGCAAACTCTGCTAAAGCATATTATTACTTACCCGCTGTGAGCGGAAAAATTGAAAATCAATCTGATTTAAATTTTGCTGAAAAAATCAAAATCGTGGTTGAGATATACAGCGAAAACGAAGGTAAGGTTCTAACTTCATTAGAAGCCCCGATCAGTAAATCTGGAGAGTTTCATTTACCGAAGGTAAAATACGGTAATGCCGAGGACACACAAGGCAATCCTTTTGGAATGATACCTTGGCGACAACATGCATTGGTAAAGCTAGTGCATGAAGAAAAGGATACAGATATCTCGACAACTCCCGTGAGAAAAGACAGCGGCGGTCGTACTTACGCCGACTTATTTAAAAAGATGACTTTGATTCAATATCCTGTGAACGAATCACTGACCGTTTTCACGCCGTCAGGACTCAATCTAAAGACATATATGGACGATGCTTTACGTGAAACAGGTTTTTTAGATGAAAGCCAATATGTGGTTTACTACAGTGTTATTTACCATTACCAGATTCCAATTATTGAAGAACCAATCTATTATCAAGGGAAATACATTTCATTATTTGTAACAGAAAGAAATGCTTCATCTTGTGGATATCCCCTGACCGACGGCATAGAGGCATGTCTTTATCCAAAGAAGGAAGTTTCCCACACCTTTTATGCAGCGACGAATAAAAATGGAAAGAGTCGCTACTTACTCACGAATGGCACTGTTGATTTAAGTCGACCATTTGTTTTGAACTACAAGATCAGTCTCAATGTGCAACGTACTCAGTCGCCCTTGAAAGGCGTTAGAGTGTGCTATATGAATATTGATGGAGCGGACAATTCATGGGAAGGGATCACACTCAACGGCAATGGTTTCTCATTTATCGGACCAATGCAAATTTCCTTAAATCCTGATCTTGACTCTGTGAGAGAAAAAATTAAAAAAGCTAACTGGTGTAAAGAATAAGAAAAAGCATAACGCTGCTGTATAAAATAAAACCCACATCTCGTTATAAGATGTGGGTAATTGAAAGGCTTCGGGTAGACTTCTTTATTCTCAAACTAAAATTATCTTTTAGTTTTTGTGCAATCGTAAGCGATTTGCCATTCTTTTAGTTGAGTAGTTGTTGCTGAAGTGCTTCCGTTCTCCGTAGCTCCCGCTTCTTCACCACCAAATCTAATCCCACCTAATTTGAAACCAGAACTACCATTGTCATAACCTTGCTTAGTAGAAGTCGTTGCATCTGTTTTTTGACCAACTACAACTTCCCCTTCTTCTTTAACTATTGGCTGTTTCTTGCCACAGTTTGCAGCCATAAGCTCATCCGCTCTAGCTCTGTCTTCTGGACGGTGTTCAGTTCTTAAAGCGATCAAACCACCCTCTGCTGGCTTCTTTTTCACTTCGCGTGCGTAAGGTTGATAAGGCATAGTTTGGCAACTAGCTAATAATAAAGTAAGGCCCATTAGTAATATAACTTTCATTTAAATATCTCCTATTTTGTGAACAATTAGCGTAACGGAGCTCTAAAAATTGTCAATTTTTTTAGTATGGGGCTTCGCGTTTAGACTTTTCGGAGGTTTACAGACACTAGGAAGTTCGTGGCGATAAGTGCAATTTTACGCAGGTTCTATAGCAAAAAATTTTCAAATTGATCAAAAGATCATGGTTTTTCTGCTTATTAATATTTTTTTTCAAAGATTTTAGAGTATTACTGCTATAGAAATCGAAACGAGTTTAATTAAAATTATAAGGAGGTTTTATGAAAATGCTATCTATCGTTTTTGCTCTACTAATGGTTAACAATGCTAATGCTTCCGAAGTCGGAGATATCTTAGAGTGCCAAGTTAAACAAACTGGTGCAATTTTGGAATATGATAAGGACGAGGAATCTTACAAAGCAAAATCTGGAGATTTGACAATTTCAGTATCACCAACACAAGTAAATGGAGAAGTTGTTGTAAATACCGTCATTGAATTTGAATCTTTAGGCGTTGCTGTAAGCGCACCAAACACCTTAGTTAAAAAATCTGTACCTGAAGACGATAATTACAATTTAGTGGCAACTGTATCTGTACAAAACGAAGTACAATCGGTTTTCTGTAAGCTTAAGTAGTTTTATCTATTTTTCTTTATCTGGCGTAATATTTTAGAGCTTAGGAGGGGTTGAGCAAATCTTCCCCTCTAGATCCGATCTCGACTATCAAACATATTTTTACCTAAAATGTGAGTATTTACTCGCATTTAATACTTGCTTACAAAGTTTAAAATCAATTTTTTACACCTTTTTTATACCTGGGATTCCATAATAAAGCCTTGAAACGCAAAGGTGGTTATTTATGGACTTTATTGTCGCGGGCCTCATATCCGTAATGTTGGTCGGTTATCTTATATATACAATGTTTAACCCAGATAGATTCTAAAGGTATTATTATGAATGGCTTTGATGTTATCCAAATAATCATAACTCTCGCAGTCCTAATTGTTGCTTCTCCTTTTTTAGGTAAATTTATGAAGCAAGTCTATGAAGGAGAACCGCATCTTCTTTTGAAATTATTTAGACCTATAGAAATGGTGCTAAATAAAATTACTCACGTTCATCAAAAAGAAGAGATGAACTGGAAAGAATATGCCTTTGCCCTTATATCATTTAACTTTATTGGACTCATTTTCTTATTCTTGCTTCAAATGTTTCAGAGTGTGTTACCTCTCAATCCTAAGGACTTACCGGGTGTCTCATGGCATTCTGCTTTGAATACAGCCATTAGTTTCGTATCCAATACAAATTGGCAGGGATATTCCGGCGAAGCTACGATGAGTTATCTCACTCAAATGTTGGGCTTGGCTGTTCAAAACTTTCTAAGTGCAGCTACAGGTATAGCCGTAGCTGTTGCCTTGGCTCGAGGCCTTTCAAGAAAGATGACCGATAAAATTGGAAATTTTTGGACGGACACCATTAGGGGAACAACTTATATCTTATTACCTCTCTCCTTGATTCTATCGACCTTCCTAGTTTCAGAAGGTGTGATTCAAAATTTTTCTTCTTATCAAGAGGTAACAACTGTTGAGAGCGTAAAGCAAACTCTACCTATGGGGCCAGCTGCTTCTCAAATTGCGATTAAACAACTAGGCACAAATGGCGGCGGTTTTTTTAACACGAACAGCGCTCACCCATTTGAAAATCCAACTCCACTTTCGAATTGGTTACAACTTCTCTCAATTCTTCTGATTCCTGCAGGCCTCGCTTTTACTTTTGGCGAAATTGTGAAAAGTAGAAAACAAGGCCTCGTGATCTTTACTACAATGCTGATACTTCTATGTTTGGGATTGGGATTATCTCTTTGGTCTGAATATTCATTAAATCCTGCTATTGGAGCAAATGCTTTGATGGAAGGAAAAGAAACAAGATTTGGAGTAACAAATAGTATTTTGTGGTCCATTTTTACGTCAGCAGCATCAAATGGCTCAGTCAATGCCATGCACTCGTCACTAGCACCTCTTTCGGGAGGAATTGCGATGTTTAATATTATGCTGGGAGAAATTATTTTTGGCGGAGTTGGCTCTGGCCTTTATGGAATGATTTTGTTTGTTATTCTCACAGTCTTCCTGGCTGGCCTGATGGTAGGAAGAACGCCAGAATATTTAGGTAAAAAAATTGAAGCTAAAGAAATTCAAATGGTCATTCTCGCGGTTATTTTACCAAGTGCCATGATTCTAATTGGTGCGGGAATTTCCGTAGTACTTCCGGTTGCCTTATCAAGCCTTGCTAGTAAAGGTCCTCACGGCCTATCTGAAATTCTATATGCATTCACTTCGGCAGCAGGTAATAACGGATCTGCATTTGCGGGTCTTAATGCAAATACAGTTTATTACAATCTCACATTAGGTCTTGCAATGCTGGTTGGTAGATTTGGCGTGATCCTTCCAGTCCTAGCGATTGCGGGTGGACTGGCAGTTAAGAAAATTTCACCACCGAGCTTTGGAACCTTCGGAACTGATACTCCGCTATTCATTGCGCTGCTAATTGGAGTCATTTTAATAGTCGGTGGCCTGACATTCTTTCCTGCTCTCAGCTTAGGACCAATTATGGAGCATATGTTAATGAAAATGGGTCAAACCTTTTAAAGGATATTATGAAAACATCGTTATTCTCAAAACAATTAGTTCAAAAAGCCATACTGGATTCCTTTGTTAAATTAGATCCGAGAGTCCAAATTAAGAATCCTGTTATGCTTATAACATTGGTATCGGCTGTTATAACTACACTCTATTTATTCAAAGAATTGAATGCCTTTAATGTTCAGATATCAATTTGGCTTTGGTTTACTTTACTCTTTGCAAATTTTTCTGAAGCGCTGGCAGAAGGACGAGGCAAAGCCCAAGCAGAGAGTTTAAAAAAAACTAAGACCCAAACAGTTGCAAGACTTCTTAAAAATGGAAAAGAAGAAAGGATCAGTGCAGCTCTTTTAAAAAAAGGCGATCAGGTAATCTGTGAAACCAACGACATTATTCCTGGGGATGGAGAAATCATCGAGGGAATAGCAACAATAGATGAATCGGCAATCACAGGTGAATCAGCGCCAGTTGTTCGCGAAAGTGGTGGGGACCGCAATGCTGTCACAGGTGGCACTAGAGTTATCAGTGATAGAATTGTTATTCGTATTACTGCTGAACCTGGAAATAGCTTCTTAGACAGAATGATTAATCTTGTCGAAGGCGCAAAACGAAAAAAAACTCCTAATGAAATTGCTTTGAGTATTTTATTATCAGGACTTACAATTATTTTCATCTTGGCTGTTGCTACCTTAAAGCTATTTGCGGATTACTCTAGTCAGTCCTCAAGCCAAGATCTCTCACAGATCGTTACTGTCCCAGTATTAGTAGCTCTTTTGGTATGCCTGATTCCAACAACCATTGGTGGACTTTTAAGCGCAATCGGAATTAGCGGAATGGATCGTTTGATTCGCAAGAATGTGATTGCTACAAGCGGTAGAGCCGTCGAAGCCGCTGGAGATATTGATATTTTACTTCTTGATAAGACAGGTACGATCACCTTAGGAAATCGTATGGCGACAGAATTTTATCCAGCTCCAAGTGTATCTGATGTTGAACTTGCAGAGAAGGCTCAGCTCTCCTCATTGAGTGACGAGACGGCAGAAGGAAGATCTATCGTAATCCTTGCAAAAGATAGATTTAAAATTAGAGCAGAAACTTTTGATCCAAACACAGCAACTTTTATTCCATTCACGGCACAAACTAGAATGAGTGGAGTTGATATCAAAAAGGAATCAGACACTCTGCAAATTAGAAAAGGAGCATCTGATGCTATTCAGAATTGGATTAAATCAAAAGGCGGAAGTTTTCCTATCGAGGTAAAAAACGCTGTCGATAAAGTAGCAAAGCTTGGAGGAACACCTTTGGTTGTTTCTGAGAATGAAAAAGTATTGGGTGTTATTTATTTAAAAGACATAGTTAAAGGCGGTATTAAAGAAAGATTTTCAGAGCTCAGAAAAATGGGGATTAAAACCGTAATGATAACAGGCGATAATCCTCTAACCGCAGCAGCTATTGCAGCTGAGTCCGGAGTTGATGACTTCATGGCCGAGGCAACTCCCGAAAGTAAACTCCAAAGAATTCGTGAAGAGCAAAACAAGGGGTTATTAGTAGCAATGACTGGGGACGGTACCAACGATGCCCCAGCACTTGCACAGGCTGATGTTGGTGTTGCTATGAATAGTGGAACTCAAGCAGCAAGGGAAGCTGGAAACATGGTGGATTTAGATAGTAGTCCAACAAAACTTATTGAGATTGTTGAAACTGGAAAACAATTGTTAATGACTCGCGGAGCACTTACAACATTCAGTGTTGCAAACGATGTTGCAAAATACTTTGCAATTATTCCAGCTTTATTTGCTTCACTTTATATGACTTCGAGCGGAGTCGGCCCCTTAGCAGTCTTAAATGTAATGAATCTTGGTTCTCCCAAAAGTGCTATTTTAAGTGCCGTGATATTCAACGCACTTATTATTATTGCTCTTGTTCCGCTCGCGCTCAAGGGAGTGAAGTACCGAGCTGTGGGTGCAGCATCAATTCTACAACGAAATATTCTTATCTATGGATTTGGTGGAATTATAATTCCATTCATTGGAATTAAATTGATCGATATCATTATTAATTTTGGAGGTTGGGTATGAAGAAACAAATTGTGCCAGCACTTATTTTATTTCTCGCAATGACTATTTTAACAGGGATTTTATATCCGCTTTCTGTAACAGTTATAGCTCAAGTTTTTTTTAAAGATAAAGCGAACGGATCTTTGACTATGATTAATGGAAGGATTATAGGATCTGAGTTAATTGCACAAAAGTTCGAAAATCCAAAGTATTTTTGGCCAAGACCTTCAGCGATTGATT
The nucleotide sequence above comes from Bdellovibrionota bacterium. Encoded proteins:
- the kdpA gene encoding potassium-transporting ATPase subunit KdpA — translated: MNGFDVIQIIITLAVLIVASPFLGKFMKQVYEGEPHLLLKLFRPIEMVLNKITHVHQKEEMNWKEYAFALISFNFIGLIFLFLLQMFQSVLPLNPKDLPGVSWHSALNTAISFVSNTNWQGYSGEATMSYLTQMLGLAVQNFLSAATGIAVAVALARGLSRKMTDKIGNFWTDTIRGTTYILLPLSLILSTFLVSEGVIQNFSSYQEVTTVESVKQTLPMGPAASQIAIKQLGTNGGGFFNTNSAHPFENPTPLSNWLQLLSILLIPAGLAFTFGEIVKSRKQGLVIFTTMLILLCLGLGLSLWSEYSLNPAIGANALMEGKETRFGVTNSILWSIFTSAASNGSVNAMHSSLAPLSGGIAMFNIMLGEIIFGGVGSGLYGMILFVILTVFLAGLMVGRTPEYLGKKIEAKEIQMVILAVILPSAMILIGAGISVVLPVALSSLASKGPHGLSEILYAFTSAAGNNGSAFAGLNANTVYYNLTLGLAMLVGRFGVILPVLAIAGGLAVKKISPPSFGTFGTDTPLFIALLIGVILIVGGLTFFPALSLGPIMEHMLMKMGQTF
- the kdpB gene encoding potassium-transporting ATPase subunit KdpB, which encodes MKTSLFSKQLVQKAILDSFVKLDPRVQIKNPVMLITLVSAVITTLYLFKELNAFNVQISIWLWFTLLFANFSEALAEGRGKAQAESLKKTKTQTVARLLKNGKEERISAALLKKGDQVICETNDIIPGDGEIIEGIATIDESAITGESAPVVRESGGDRNAVTGGTRVISDRIVIRITAEPGNSFLDRMINLVEGAKRKKTPNEIALSILLSGLTIIFILAVATLKLFADYSSQSSSQDLSQIVTVPVLVALLVCLIPTTIGGLLSAIGISGMDRLIRKNVIATSGRAVEAAGDIDILLLDKTGTITLGNRMATEFYPAPSVSDVELAEKAQLSSLSDETAEGRSIVILAKDRFKIRAETFDPNTATFIPFTAQTRMSGVDIKKESDTLQIRKGASDAIQNWIKSKGGSFPIEVKNAVDKVAKLGGTPLVVSENEKVLGVIYLKDIVKGGIKERFSELRKMGIKTVMITGDNPLTAAAIAAESGVDDFMAEATPESKLQRIREEQNKGLLVAMTGDGTNDAPALAQADVGVAMNSGTQAAREAGNMVDLDSSPTKLIEIVETGKQLLMTRGALTTFSVANDVAKYFAIIPALFASLYMTSSGVGPLAVLNVMNLGSPKSAILSAVIFNALIIIALVPLALKGVKYRAVGAASILQRNILIYGFGGIIIPFIGIKLIDIIINFGGWV